The DNA sequence CCGGACAGGGTGATGCCGGTGCTGCGCAGGGTGGAGGCGTTGACGCTGACCGTCTCGCCGGTCATCGCGCCGATCTGGACGAAACGGGTGGCGTGGAAGTGCGCCGACGGGTGGCTGGCGGCCAGCGCGTTCAGGGTCTGTTCGGCGGGGGAGCCCCACAGGTAGTCCAGCACGGCGTCGAACGGGCGCACCGCGTGCTGTGCGGTGATGCTGTCGGTGAGGTCATCGCTGCCCAGCGTGATGACATCGTCGGCGCCCACGGTGCGCAGCCAGGCCAGCCGCTCGGTGTTGCGGCCGGCGACCGTCACATGTGCGGCGCCGAACACAGATTTGGCCAGCTGGACCGCCAGCGAGCCGGTCACTCCGGTGGCTCCCAGCACCAGCACATGCTGGCCGGGCCGCACCGAGGCGCCGTAGGACAGGGCCAACCAGGCCGATATTCCGGGATTGGGTATCGCGGCGGCGGTCACCGAATCGACATGCTCGGGCACCTCGACGGCCCCGGCGGGGTACACGATGGTGCGCTCGGCCATCAGGCCGTGCGGCGCGATAGACCCGGTGTACACCCGCTTGCCGCTGGCCAGCCGGGCGACACCGTCGACACCGGCGATCGCCGGAAGGGTGATTTCCTTGCTGCTGTAGTGCTTTCCGGAGATGACGGCCCGGGTCAGGTTGGTCAGGGCCGATGCCTCCACGATGGCGATCTCGGCGCCCTCGGGCGCCTGGGGGTCGGGGAAGTCGGTGTAGGCGGGCTGTTGTCCCCACGCGTGCACGACTGCTGCCTTCATGGCGTGCTCCTCAAGTTTCTGTGGAAATGGTTTCCATAGAAACCATGTAGACAATGTACGGCGCGACTCGCCGGATGGCAATATGGTTTCCATGAAAACCAAGTCGGCGTTGATCGGCAGCATCAACAGCCTGGTGGGCGCGGTGGGGGACAAGTTCGACCCGGACGAGGACGCGGATGCCGAGCGCGATTTCCTGGCCGAGCGGCTCCCGCGCCGGATGGAACACCTCATCAGGACACTGCCGACGCTGTCGCTACATCTGTTGGCGGCGATCGCCGACGGGCCGGTCAGCGTGGTGGGTCTGGCCGCGCGCTCGGGCCAGCTCAAGGGCACGGTGTCCAAGCATGTGCAGCGGCTGGTGGACGCGGGCTGGGTTGAGCGTGTGCCGATTCCCGGTAACCGTAAGGAGATTGAGCTCATCCTGACCGTCGACGGCGGCATCGTCGTCGATGTGCACAGCACCCTGCATGAGGAGATGGAGCATGGTGTGCGCGACTTCTTGCAGCGTTACAGCAATGCCGACCTGCAGGTTGTCGAGAAGGTGCTGCAGGACCTACTGGCCTCCGGTAGGGACGGGGTGCGGATCGTGGCGAAGAGCGGCTAGGCCGGGATCCAGTTGCCGTGAAACTGAAACGGTATCCGCGCTGGAAGGTGAATGGTGGCAAGCTTTTCCATCGACTGAGCATCGATGATCAACATATTGCTCAGCTGGGTGCTGCGATCGTATTCATATCCGATGAGCACCCCGTCGCCCTCCTCGGCGTCCTCGGAACGCGGCACGGGGGAGAACTCGCCCGGTATGTGTCCGGCCTCCAGTTTGTGTTCGGTGGTGCCGCCGTCGGTGAGGTCGTAGCGGAGTAGCGAGGCGCGTGCGTCATCGAGGCTTTCCAGGGTGTCGATGTCGGTGTCGCCGACACTGGTGGTGAAGCCGTATCGATGCGGCAGGCTGACCCGGCGCGGGTCGACCATGGGGAATTCCTGGAGGCGTTCGTCCGTCCATGATTCCTTGACTACTCCCGATTCCAGGTCGACTTCCCACCGGTGCAGCCGTGGCCGCCCCGCCCCCAACACGTCGGCGATGTTGTACGCCGAGTCATCGTCGGGGCCGGTGATACGGCAGGCATCGATGACGATGGTGCCGTTTTCCTCGTGGGCGTTGAGGGTGTGGAACACGTAGCACGGTTCGATCTCGAACCAGCGCACCGTGGCGGGACCCTGGCGGGGAATCACCCCAATTCGGCTGGGGTGTGAGCTCTTCCACCGCAGCGGCACTTCGGCAGTCTTGGGCAGGGGTGCCCGGGCCACCAGCGGGCCGAACAATGCGGGCGGCTCGAATCGGCCGAGCAGTCCCGCCGCCATCCGGGTGATGAACGGCGGTGTCGCCGAGGGCGCGACCTTGCGCGTCAGCAGGTTGAGGTCGATCACCAGCGGGCAGTCGAAGATCATCACGTAGTTCTCGCTCAGGGCGATGTCGTGCAGTAATGGCCTGCCCGGCACGTCGAGTGGCACGCTCTTGCGCACCGTGCCGTGGGGATCGATGACCACATAGCGGGCCACCGCCGGGCCGACGAGTTGGTAGGTGACAGCGTGCAACTCGCCGGTCACCGGATCCAGCTTGGGATGTCCGGTGTATCCGCCTTCCAGTGTTCGGCCGAAATCGCAGGTTCCGATGGTTTCCAGCTCATCGTTCAGCTCATAGGGTGCGACACCGCCCTCGGCGCTGACGATCGTCTTGCCGGCGAAGCCATACACATTCGTCTGCGGAGACACGGTCGTGACACCGGCGCGATA is a window from the Mycobacteroides salmoniphilum genome containing:
- a CDS encoding quinone oxidoreductase family protein, which translates into the protein MKAAVVHAWGQQPAYTDFPDPQAPEGAEIAIVEASALTNLTRAVISGKHYSSKEITLPAIAGVDGVARLASGKRVYTGSIAPHGLMAERTIVYPAGAVEVPEHVDSVTAAAIPNPGISAWLALSYGASVRPGQHVLVLGATGVTGSLAVQLAKSVFGAAHVTVAGRNTERLAWLRTVGADDVITLGSDDLTDSITAQHAVRPFDAVLDYLWGSPAEQTLNALAASHPSAHFHATRFVQIGAMTGETVSVNASTLRSTGITLSGVGIGSVPPEALLQARTEALPKLFAMVDSGDLQLQTLARPLADIETVWATKEPSGVRVVVTP
- a CDS encoding MarR family winged helix-turn-helix transcriptional regulator, whose protein sequence is MKTKSALIGSINSLVGAVGDKFDPDEDADAERDFLAERLPRRMEHLIRTLPTLSLHLLAAIADGPVSVVGLAARSGQLKGTVSKHVQRLVDAGWVERVPIPGNRKEIELILTVDGGIVVDVHSTLHEEMEHGVRDFLQRYSNADLQVVEKVLQDLLASGRDGVRIVAKSG
- a CDS encoding carotenoid oxygenase family protein, with protein sequence MDIDLLADEHVLPVDRETTATALRVTGEIPKFLNGRYVRTGPNPLPGQYDPDNYSVFGLTGDGMVHGVRLRDGRAEWYRSRWVRTPKVSRLLGEKPKPANYRAGVTTVSPQTNVYGFAGKTIVSAEGGVAPYELNDELETIGTCDFGRTLEGGYTGHPKLDPVTGELHAVTYQLVGPAVARYVVIDPHGTVRKSVPLDVPGRPLLHDIALSENYVMIFDCPLVIDLNLLTRKVAPSATPPFITRMAAGLLGRFEPPALFGPLVARAPLPKTAEVPLRWKSSHPSRIGVIPRQGPATVRWFEIEPCYVFHTLNAHEENGTIVIDACRITGPDDDSAYNIADVLGAGRPRLHRWEVDLESGVVKESWTDERLQEFPMVDPRRVSLPHRYGFTTSVGDTDIDTLESLDDARASLLRYDLTDGGTTEHKLEAGHIPGEFSPVPRSEDAEEGDGVLIGYEYDRSTQLSNMLIIDAQSMEKLATIHLPARIPFQFHGNWIPA